The following proteins are encoded in a genomic region of Mycobacterium sp. 155:
- the ilvD gene encoding dihydroxy-acid dehydratase: MPSDSNPDSGLRASGSSSNSGLRASGSSPDIKPRSRDVTDGLEKAAARGMLRAVGMGDDDWGKPQIGVGSSWNEITPCNMSLQRLAQSVKDGVHEAGGYPLEFGTISVSDGISMGHEGMHFSLVSREVIADSVETVVQAERLDGTVLLAGCDKSIPGMLMAAARLDLASVFFYNGSIMPGVAKLTDGTEKEVTIIDAFEAVGACARGLMSREDVDIIERAICPGEGACGGMYTANTMASAAEALGMSLPGSASPVAVDKRREEFARKSGHAVVELLRRGITARDILTKDAFENAIAVVMAFGGSTNAVLHLLAIAREAEVDLTLADFTRIGNKVPHLADVKPFGSHVMKDVDEIGGVPVVMRALLDAGLLHGDCLTVTGQTMAENLAHIAPPDPDGKVLRALDNPIHPTGGITILHGSLAPEGAVVKSAGFDSDVFEGTARVFERERAALDALEDGTITHGDVVVIRYEGPKGGPGMREMLAITGAIKGAGLGKDVLLMTDGRFSGGTTGLCVGHIAPEAVDGGPIAFVRDGDRIRLDVANGTLDVLVDEAEFEARKAGFEPLPPRYKTGVLAKYTKLVQSAAVGAVCT; the protein is encoded by the coding sequence ATGCCCTCAGACTCAAACCCGGATTCTGGTCTTCGTGCAAGCGGCTCATCGTCGAATTCTGGTCTTCGCGCAAGCGGCTCATCCCCGGACATCAAGCCGCGCAGCCGCGACGTCACCGACGGCCTGGAGAAGGCCGCGGCCCGGGGAATGCTCCGCGCGGTAGGAATGGGCGACGACGACTGGGGCAAGCCGCAGATCGGCGTTGGATCGTCGTGGAACGAGATCACCCCGTGCAACATGTCGCTGCAGCGGCTCGCCCAGTCCGTCAAGGACGGCGTGCACGAGGCCGGGGGTTACCCGCTCGAGTTCGGCACAATCTCGGTGTCCGACGGCATCTCGATGGGTCATGAAGGCATGCACTTCTCACTCGTGAGCCGCGAGGTGATCGCCGACAGCGTCGAGACCGTGGTGCAGGCCGAACGCCTGGACGGCACCGTGCTGCTGGCCGGCTGCGACAAGTCGATCCCCGGCATGCTCATGGCGGCGGCCCGGCTCGACCTGGCAAGTGTCTTCTTCTACAACGGCTCGATCATGCCCGGCGTCGCCAAGCTGACCGACGGCACCGAGAAGGAAGTCACGATCATCGACGCCTTCGAGGCGGTCGGCGCGTGCGCGCGTGGGTTGATGTCGCGCGAGGACGTCGACATCATCGAACGCGCGATCTGTCCGGGTGAGGGTGCGTGTGGTGGCATGTACACCGCCAACACCATGGCATCGGCGGCAGAGGCCCTCGGGATGTCGCTGCCCGGCAGCGCCTCACCGGTGGCCGTGGACAAGCGGCGCGAGGAGTTCGCCCGCAAGTCCGGCCACGCCGTCGTCGAACTGCTGCGGCGCGGGATCACCGCCCGCGACATCTTGACCAAAGACGCTTTCGAGAACGCCATCGCGGTGGTCATGGCCTTCGGCGGGTCCACCAATGCGGTGCTGCACCTGCTGGCCATCGCCCGCGAGGCCGAGGTTGATCTGACCCTGGCCGATTTCACCCGCATCGGCAACAAGGTGCCGCACCTGGCCGACGTGAAACCGTTCGGCAGCCACGTCATGAAGGACGTCGACGAGATCGGCGGTGTGCCCGTGGTGATGCGCGCGCTGCTGGATGCCGGTCTGCTGCACGGTGATTGCCTGACCGTCACCGGCCAGACGATGGCCGAGAACCTCGCGCACATCGCCCCGCCGGATCCGGACGGCAAGGTGTTACGCGCTCTTGACAACCCGATCCACCCGACCGGCGGCATCACCATCCTGCACGGCTCGCTGGCCCCCGAGGGCGCCGTGGTGAAGTCAGCGGGCTTCGACTCCGATGTGTTCGAGGGCACCGCAAGGGTTTTCGAGCGCGAGCGGGCTGCCCTGGACGCGCTGGAGGACGGCACCATCACCCATGGCGACGTCGTCGTCATCCGCTACGAGGGCCCCAAGGGCGGACCGGGCATGCGCGAGATGCTGGCCATCACCGGCGCGATCAAGGGCGCCGGGCTGGGCAAGGATGTGCTGCTGATGACCGACGGCCGGTTCTCCGGCGGGACGACGGGCTTGTGCGTCGGGCACATCGCCCCCGAGGCCGTGGACGGCGGACCCATCGCGTTCGTGCGCGACGGTGACCGGATCCGCCTCGACGTGGCCAACGGCACGCTCGACGTGTTGGTCGACGAGGCCGAATTCGAAGCCCGGAAAGCTGGTTTCGAGCCACTACCCCCGCGGTACAAGACCGGCGTGCTGGCCAAGTACACCAAGCTGGTGCAGTCCGCCGCCGTCGGCGCAGTCTGCACGTAG
- a CDS encoding SPW repeat protein, whose protein sequence is MATVHSSIDQHPDILALRARYDRVAESMAAQATFGLTLMAALYVALSPWIIGYQGFTRLSANDLFVGGTVGVLALCCGCALDRSHGMTWTLPFFGVWLVISPWIYVSGPTAGMIWSHVLSGAVVFVLGLYATYLGMRVRNSDARHA, encoded by the coding sequence ATGGCCACGGTCCATTCGTCAATCGATCAACACCCCGACATCCTGGCGCTACGGGCCCGTTATGACCGCGTCGCCGAGTCGATGGCTGCGCAGGCGACCTTCGGCCTGACGTTGATGGCAGCGCTCTACGTCGCCTTGTCGCCGTGGATCATCGGGTACCAGGGCTTCACCCGGCTGTCGGCCAACGACTTGTTCGTCGGCGGCACCGTCGGGGTTCTGGCCCTGTGCTGCGGTTGCGCGCTCGACCGCAGCCACGGCATGACCTGGACACTGCCGTTCTTCGGTGTGTGGCTGGTCATTTCACCGTGGATCTATGTCAGCGGGCCGACCGCGGGCATGATCTGGTCGCACGTGCTCAGCGGTGCAGTGGTGTTTGTGCTCGGCCTGTACGCGACGTACCTCGGTATGCGCGTGCGCAATTCAGACGCGCGGCACGCCTGA
- a CDS encoding LuxR C-terminal-related transcriptional regulator: protein MRLTGRSDELGAIRRVLHGSKHCGVMIVGPAGVGKTALARQVLSQAATTGDRTSWFVGTESARSLPLGAFTGAISQDMCDPLPSVRRLIDSFVAQQHQRRSIIGVDDAHLLDELSAHVLHQLAQTRGVRLVVTARTGGTAPDAVIALWKDGLLARLDLEPLSVEATRAFIESTLDGPVDSRSARRFWKLTGGNALYLQQVLKDQIDGKRLRRVAGVWMWDGDLAVSQSITDMVGSHLDRLPSGPAMVVDLLSQCEPLDVDVLCDLVGRGDLEAAETLRVVTVERNGSRLQARLAHPLYGELRRSTAGEMYLSGLRGRLVERLSSQPDGDLHATVRRALLMLSSDLKPDPQLYLDAARAAMTLLDPHSADRFAAAADECGAYEAAPMRAMSLLLLGRGAQAETVLAQIGSDGRPDAHHWATLRAANLTFMLGRPRDAAAILEQLAAGPESDSERMARTAIQAAVDAVLGHCEAARDEARAAIASGLLTDYHAMVAAVALTMALGALGEVDDLTAVATDAIDRATTSFESSPARFWFGGVYARACRLTGRIDECVSNTRQLADSARDLPGLAQANLAFLLGHAELARGAIAEAVGLLHEALAGVETHGGSTGLRPASCFGLAEAHGKLGQADQAAEALAQAKQWVPDDYVYMQTNLSLATGWALAAGGSLTEAVGVVRTAAVQARERCQPTHELACLQAATQWGDGSGAARAAELAAELALPLADAVARHATALAAGDGPGLLDASARYQAIGDRVTAADAAAQAAVAFSGSGQGKRGLYAAAVARQLATDCGGICTPALRHPAGQPLTQRQREIIEFVVAGLSNREIAERLVMSVRSVEGHLYRACQRVGASSREELAAIVRGGSRG from the coding sequence ATGAGGCTGACGGGACGCAGCGATGAGCTCGGCGCCATCCGTCGAGTGCTGCACGGCAGCAAGCATTGCGGGGTGATGATCGTCGGCCCCGCAGGTGTGGGCAAGACCGCCCTGGCCCGCCAGGTGCTCAGCCAGGCCGCCACCACCGGCGACCGGACCAGCTGGTTCGTCGGCACCGAATCCGCCCGCTCGCTGCCTCTGGGTGCCTTCACGGGGGCCATCAGCCAGGACATGTGCGACCCGCTGCCCAGCGTTCGTAGGCTGATCGATTCCTTTGTCGCCCAACAACACCAACGGCGCAGCATCATCGGTGTCGATGACGCCCACCTGCTCGACGAGCTGTCCGCCCACGTGCTGCATCAGCTGGCCCAGACTCGCGGGGTGCGATTGGTGGTCACCGCCCGGACCGGCGGTACCGCTCCCGATGCCGTCATCGCCCTGTGGAAGGACGGCCTGCTGGCCCGGCTGGACTTGGAGCCACTCTCGGTCGAGGCCACGCGCGCGTTCATCGAGTCGACGCTCGACGGGCCCGTCGACAGCCGCAGCGCGCGACGGTTCTGGAAGCTCACCGGCGGCAACGCGCTGTATCTGCAGCAGGTGCTCAAAGACCAGATCGACGGCAAACGTCTGCGCCGGGTGGCCGGGGTGTGGATGTGGGACGGCGACCTGGCCGTCTCGCAGAGCATCACCGACATGGTTGGCAGCCACCTGGACCGGTTGCCGTCCGGCCCGGCCATGGTCGTCGACCTGTTGTCGCAATGCGAGCCTCTCGACGTCGACGTGCTGTGCGATCTCGTCGGTCGCGGGGATCTGGAGGCTGCCGAGACGCTGCGGGTGGTCACCGTCGAACGCAACGGGTCGCGGTTACAGGCCCGGCTGGCCCACCCGCTCTACGGCGAACTGCGTCGTTCCACCGCCGGTGAGATGTACCTGTCCGGGCTGCGGGGTCGGCTCGTCGAACGTCTTTCGTCGCAACCCGACGGGGATCTGCACGCCACGGTGCGGCGCGCACTGCTGATGCTCAGCTCGGACCTCAAGCCCGATCCGCAGCTTTACCTGGACGCCGCCCGGGCTGCGATGACGCTGCTGGATCCGCATTCCGCGGACCGGTTCGCCGCCGCGGCCGACGAGTGTGGCGCCTACGAGGCCGCGCCGATGCGTGCGATGTCGTTGCTGCTGCTCGGCCGAGGTGCCCAGGCGGAAACAGTGCTGGCTCAGATCGGTTCGGATGGACGGCCCGACGCCCATCACTGGGCGACGCTGCGCGCCGCCAACCTGACCTTCATGCTTGGCCGCCCCCGCGATGCGGCGGCCATCCTCGAGCAGTTGGCCGCCGGCCCGGAGTCGGACAGTGAGCGGATGGCCCGCACGGCGATCCAAGCTGCGGTCGACGCAGTGCTCGGGCATTGCGAAGCCGCGCGAGACGAAGCCCGCGCCGCGATCGCCTCGGGACTGCTCACGGACTACCACGCGATGGTCGCGGCAGTCGCACTGACGATGGCGCTGGGTGCGCTGGGCGAGGTCGACGATCTCACCGCGGTGGCCACCGACGCGATCGACCGGGCGACCACATCTTTCGAGTCGTCGCCGGCACGATTCTGGTTCGGCGGGGTGTACGCACGGGCCTGCCGGCTGACTGGGCGCATCGACGAATGTGTAAGCAACACCCGGCAATTGGCTGATTCCGCGCGGGATCTCCCCGGCCTGGCGCAGGCCAACCTGGCGTTCCTGCTCGGTCATGCCGAGTTGGCCCGCGGCGCGATAGCCGAGGCGGTCGGGTTGCTCCACGAGGCGCTCGCCGGAGTCGAAACACACGGTGGATCAACGGGATTGCGACCGGCCAGCTGTTTCGGCCTGGCCGAGGCGCACGGCAAGTTGGGGCAGGCCGACCAGGCGGCCGAGGCGTTGGCGCAGGCCAAGCAGTGGGTACCTGACGACTACGTCTACATGCAGACCAATCTCTCCCTGGCGACCGGCTGGGCCCTGGCCGCGGGCGGCTCGTTGACCGAGGCCGTCGGAGTCGTCCGCACTGCCGCTGTCCAGGCCCGCGAACGCTGTCAGCCCACCCATGAACTCGCCTGCCTGCAGGCCGCGACACAGTGGGGTGACGGCTCGGGTGCTGCCCGGGCCGCCGAACTGGCGGCCGAGTTGGCACTCCCGCTGGCCGATGCGGTTGCACGCCACGCCACGGCGCTGGCTGCCGGCGACGGGCCCGGCCTGCTGGACGCGTCGGCGCGGTATCAGGCGATCGGCGACCGTGTGACCGCCGCGGATGCCGCAGCCCAGGCCGCGGTTGCTTTCAGTGGTTCCGGACAAGGCAAGCGCGGCCTCTACGCCGCTGCGGTGGCTCGCCAACTCGCGACCGACTGCGGCGGCATATGCACGCCGGCCCTGCGTCATCCGGCAGGCCAACCGCTGACCCAGCGGCAGCGGGAGATTATCGAATTCGTTGTCGCCGGCCTGTCGAACCGGGAGATCGCTGAGCGGCTTGTGATGTCGGTGCGCAGCGTGGAAGGCCACCTGTACCGTGCGTGCCAACGGGTAGGGGCGAGCTCACGCGAGGAACTCGCCGCGATCGTGCGGGGCGGCTCTCGCGGGTAG
- a CDS encoding TetR/AcrR family transcriptional regulator translates to MAKAVAPRGFARERVLEAALALFAEHGVNGTSLQMIADQLGVSKAAVYYQFHSKDEIVLAVVQPVFDDLFRLVRLAETMSTPDARREVAINGMVELAVRHRRVTAVFHGDPAIDNLVNSRADLGEIIEQLTVMLLGDDPDITTRIVVSLLASGIYGSATDPKLSDVGDADLQQVLLDCTQRLLATQHGGDDRRELAPSR, encoded by the coding sequence GTGGCGAAAGCCGTGGCACCGCGCGGGTTCGCGCGTGAACGGGTGCTGGAAGCTGCGCTCGCTTTGTTCGCAGAACACGGAGTCAACGGCACGTCCCTGCAGATGATCGCGGACCAACTCGGCGTCAGCAAGGCAGCCGTCTACTACCAATTCCACTCCAAGGACGAGATCGTCCTGGCCGTTGTGCAGCCGGTGTTCGACGACTTGTTCCGGCTGGTCAGGCTCGCCGAGACAATGTCGACACCCGATGCGCGACGTGAGGTCGCGATCAACGGCATGGTCGAACTCGCAGTACGCCACCGCAGGGTGACCGCCGTGTTCCACGGTGACCCGGCCATCGATAATTTGGTCAACAGCCGGGCCGACCTGGGCGAGATCATCGAGCAGCTCACCGTGATGCTGCTCGGCGATGACCCCGACATCACCACCCGGATCGTCGTCTCCCTGCTGGCATCCGGGATCTACGGCAGTGCAACCGATCCCAAGCTCAGCGACGTCGGTGACGCCGACCTGCAGCAGGTGCTCCTGGATTGCACGCAGCGGTTGCTGGCCACGCAACACGGAGGCGACGATCGCCGGGAGCTCGCTCCATCCCGGTGA
- a CDS encoding MmpS family transport accessory protein has translation MKLLRRFWIPVLIVVVVAIGTFTVMRVRTFFGAGDGSGIASAKVDDTKPFDPKVVVYEITGEPGATADVNYLDLDAQPQRIDGVSLPWTLRLQSTAPSVFPNIVAQGNGDMISCRITVDDELKDQRTSTGVNAQTFCLVKSA, from the coding sequence ATGAAGCTCTTGAGACGGTTCTGGATTCCGGTGCTCATCGTGGTGGTGGTGGCGATCGGGACGTTCACCGTGATGCGGGTCCGTACCTTCTTCGGAGCCGGTGACGGCTCAGGGATCGCCAGCGCGAAAGTCGACGACACCAAGCCGTTCGACCCCAAGGTCGTGGTCTACGAGATCACCGGGGAACCCGGCGCCACCGCCGACGTCAACTACCTCGACCTCGACGCCCAACCACAACGCATCGACGGGGTGTCCCTGCCCTGGACACTGCGCCTGCAGAGCACCGCACCATCGGTGTTTCCCAACATCGTGGCCCAAGGCAACGGTGACATGATCAGCTGCCGGATCACCGTCGACGACGAACTCAAAGATCAACGCACCTCCACCGGCGTCAACGCCCAAACTTTCTGCTTGGTGAAATCTGCATGA
- a CDS encoding RND family transporter translates to MSTPTHDTPTETVPAGSPSDRSGIAKWIRRLALPIILGWIAVIVVLNVIVPQLEEVGKMRSVSMTPDDAPSMIAMKRVGQVFDEFKSNSSVMIVLESDHALDQAAHDYYDQIVAKLRADTKHIEHVQDFWGDPLTASGAQSSDGKASYVQVYTAGNQGEALANESVQAAENIVKSVQAPPGVHAYVTGPAAMSADQELAGNRSMQMIEAITFTVIITMLLLVYRSIVTVILTLLMVVMSLSAARGMIAFLGYYNIIGLSTFATNLLVTLAIAASTDYAIFLIGRYQEARSVGEDRESAYYTMFHGTAHVVLGSGLTIAGATFCLHFTRLPYFQTLGIPLAIGMVTVVVVALTMGPAIITVATKFGKTLEPKRAMRIRGWRKIGAAVVRWPGPILIATIALSLIGLLTLPGYRTNYNDRKYMPTDLPANTGYTVADRHFSQARMNPELLLIESDHDLRNPADFLVIERIAKRVVQVPGISRVQAITRPQGSPIEHTSIPFSISMQGTTQTMNQKYMQDRMKDMGVQAEQMQTMIDTMTRMIALMTDMSKTMNSMVGKMHGMVADIEELRDHIADFDDFFRPIRNYLYWEPHCYDIPMCQAMRSVFDALDGIDTMTDDFKDIVPDMDHLNAMLPQMLALMPPMIATMTSMKTMMETMQATQGGLQDQMAAMQDNSTAMGQAFDKAKNDDSFYLPPEAFDNPDFKRGMKMFLSPDGHAVRFIISHEGDPMSPEGISHVQPIKQAAKEAIKGTPLEGSKIYLGGTAAMFSDMQEGANYDLLIAGIASLCLIFIIMLIITRSVVAAAVIVGTVVISLGASFGLSVLIWQHLIGLELHWMVLAMSVIILLAVGADYNLLLVSRFKEEIHAGLNTGIIRAMGGTGSVVTSAGLVFAFTMMSMAVSELAVIGQVGTTIGLGLLFDTLVIRSFMTPSIAALLGKWFWWPQLVRQRPVPAPWPKPAEKEPANAPA, encoded by the coding sequence ATGAGCACCCCCACCCACGACACTCCGACAGAGACCGTGCCGGCAGGGTCGCCATCCGACCGCAGCGGTATCGCCAAGTGGATCCGGCGCCTGGCACTGCCGATCATCCTCGGCTGGATCGCCGTCATCGTGGTACTCAACGTGATCGTCCCCCAGCTCGAAGAGGTGGGGAAAATGCGCTCGGTGTCGATGACCCCCGACGACGCCCCATCGATGATCGCGATGAAACGCGTCGGCCAGGTCTTCGACGAATTCAAGTCGAACAGCTCGGTCATGATCGTGCTGGAAAGCGACCATGCCCTCGACCAGGCCGCGCACGACTATTACGACCAGATCGTGGCCAAGCTGCGCGCGGACACCAAGCACATCGAACACGTCCAGGACTTCTGGGGCGACCCGCTGACCGCGTCGGGCGCGCAGAGCTCCGACGGCAAAGCCTCCTACGTGCAGGTCTACACCGCCGGCAACCAGGGCGAAGCACTGGCCAACGAATCGGTCCAAGCCGCCGAAAACATCGTCAAAAGCGTGCAAGCACCACCGGGCGTGCACGCGTATGTGACCGGCCCCGCGGCGATGTCGGCTGATCAGGAGCTCGCCGGTAACCGCAGCATGCAGATGATCGAAGCGATCACCTTCACGGTCATCATCACCATGCTGCTCCTGGTATACCGCTCGATCGTCACCGTGATCTTGACCTTGTTGATGGTCGTGATGTCACTGTCGGCCGCGCGCGGGATGATCGCGTTCCTGGGCTACTACAACATCATCGGGCTTTCGACATTCGCCACCAACCTGCTGGTGACCCTGGCGATCGCGGCGTCGACGGACTATGCGATCTTCCTCATCGGCCGATATCAAGAGGCCCGCAGCGTCGGCGAAGACCGAGAATCGGCCTACTACACCATGTTCCATGGCACCGCGCATGTGGTGCTGGGTTCGGGCCTGACCATCGCGGGTGCCACCTTCTGCCTGCACTTCACCCGATTGCCCTATTTCCAGACGCTGGGTATCCCGCTGGCCATCGGCATGGTCACGGTGGTCGTCGTCGCGCTCACGATGGGCCCGGCGATCATCACGGTGGCCACCAAATTCGGCAAAACCTTGGAACCCAAGCGCGCCATGCGCATCCGCGGCTGGCGCAAGATCGGCGCCGCGGTGGTGCGCTGGCCCGGGCCGATCCTGATCGCCACCATCGCACTCTCCCTCATCGGACTGCTGACCCTGCCGGGGTACCGCACGAACTACAACGACCGCAAATACATGCCCACAGATCTGCCGGCCAACACCGGGTATACGGTCGCCGACCGGCACTTCTCCCAGGCCCGGATGAACCCCGAGCTGCTGCTCATCGAGAGCGACCACGATCTGCGCAACCCGGCGGACTTCCTGGTGATCGAGCGGATCGCCAAACGTGTGGTGCAGGTGCCGGGCATATCGCGGGTTCAGGCGATCACCCGGCCACAGGGCTCGCCGATCGAGCACACCTCGATCCCGTTCAGCATCAGCATGCAGGGCACCACGCAGACCATGAACCAGAAGTACATGCAGGACCGCATGAAGGACATGGGTGTCCAGGCCGAGCAGATGCAGACCATGATCGACACGATGACTCGGATGATCGCTCTGATGACCGATATGTCGAAGACCATGAACAGCATGGTCGGCAAGATGCACGGCATGGTCGCCGACATCGAGGAATTGCGGGATCACATCGCGGATTTCGACGATTTCTTCCGGCCCATCCGCAACTACCTGTACTGGGAACCGCACTGCTACGACATCCCGATGTGTCAGGCCATGCGGTCGGTATTCGATGCGCTCGATGGCATCGACACCATGACCGACGACTTCAAGGACATCGTCCCCGACATGGATCACCTCAACGCGATGCTGCCGCAGATGCTCGCGTTGATGCCGCCCATGATCGCGACGATGACGTCGATGAAGACCATGATGGAGACCATGCAGGCCACCCAGGGTGGTTTGCAGGATCAGATGGCCGCCATGCAGGACAATTCCACCGCCATGGGTCAGGCGTTCGACAAAGCCAAGAACGACGATTCGTTCTATCTGCCCCCGGAAGCCTTCGACAACCCCGACTTCAAACGCGGCATGAAAATGTTCCTGTCCCCGGACGGGCATGCGGTGCGGTTCATCATCAGCCACGAAGGCGATCCGATGAGTCCCGAAGGCATCTCGCACGTCCAGCCGATCAAGCAGGCCGCCAAGGAAGCCATTAAAGGCACGCCGCTGGAGGGCTCGAAGATCTACCTCGGCGGCACCGCGGCCATGTTCAGCGACATGCAGGAGGGCGCCAACTACGACCTGCTGATCGCCGGCATCGCCTCACTGTGCCTGATCTTCATCATCATGCTCATCATCACCCGCAGCGTCGTCGCCGCCGCCGTCATCGTCGGCACCGTCGTCATCTCACTGGGCGCATCCTTCGGCCTCTCAGTACTCATCTGGCAACACCTCATCGGCCTGGAACTGCACTGGATGGTCCTGGCCATGTCCGTGATCATCCTGCTGGCCGTCGGCGCCGACTACAACCTGCTCCTGGTCTCCCGATTCAAAGAAGAAATCCACGCCGGCCTCAACACCGGCATCATCCGCGCCATGGGCGGCACCGGCTCAGTAGTCACCTCCGCCGGCCTCGTCTTCGCCTTCACCATGATGTCCATGGCCGTCAGCGAACTCGCCGTCATCGGCCAAGTCGGCACCACCATCGGCCTCGGCCTGCTCTTCGACACCCTCGTCATCCGATCCTTCATGACCCCATCCATCGCCGCCCTACTCGGAAAATGGTTCTGGTGGCCACAATTGGTACGTCAGCGACCGGTTCCGGCGCCATGGCCCAAGCCCGCGGAGAAGGAACCAGCGAACGCCCCCGCCTAG
- a CDS encoding O-methyltransferase, whose translation MTEPADVDAMFTQLLHTEDDALIAARESATTAGMPAIEVSAQHGKLLSLLARVSGARRVLEIGTLAGYSTINLARAVGEEGSVVTLEYDPRHAEVARTNLQRAGVAERVDVVVGAALDTLPRLAERGWGSTQTFDFIFIDADKENNVAYVEWAVKLGHPGSIIVVDNVTRFGRVLAPAADDHQARAVRDMLEMMGNHPRLDTAAIQTVGAKGWDGFAVAVIS comes from the coding sequence ATGACCGAGCCCGCAGACGTCGACGCCATGTTCACCCAGCTGCTGCACACTGAGGACGACGCGCTGATCGCCGCGAGAGAATCTGCGACGACCGCCGGCATGCCCGCGATCGAGGTGTCTGCTCAGCACGGAAAGTTGTTGTCGCTGTTGGCCAGAGTGTCAGGGGCGCGCCGGGTACTGGAGATCGGCACGCTGGCGGGCTACAGCACCATCAACCTGGCCCGTGCTGTCGGCGAGGAGGGCAGCGTCGTCACCCTCGAATATGACCCCCGGCATGCCGAAGTGGCCCGGACCAACCTGCAGCGCGCCGGGGTAGCCGAGCGGGTCGACGTGGTCGTCGGGGCCGCGTTGGACACTCTGCCTCGGTTGGCCGAGCGGGGCTGGGGCTCCACGCAGACCTTCGACTTCATCTTCATCGACGCCGACAAGGAGAACAACGTCGCCTACGTCGAATGGGCCGTCAAGCTGGGCCATCCCGGGTCGATCATCGTGGTGGACAACGTAACTCGGTTCGGCCGCGTGCTGGCCCCGGCCGCCGACGACCATCAGGCCCGCGCGGTACGCGACATGCTGGAGATGATGGGCAATCATCCCCGGTTGGACACGGCGGCGATTCAGACCGTCGGCGCCAAGGGGTGGGACGGGTTCGCCGTCGCCGTCATCAGTTGA
- a CDS encoding TIGR04338 family metallohydrolase — MTARDTQRAKVYAAEQFVRTMFDRAAQHSSRAIDFFGTSLTLPPEAKFGSVESVQRYVDDVLVRIGAPPVSVRPRRGAAAAHYELVDGAAVIAVPERNSTWALRELVVLHELAHHLSPVPPPHGPAFVATYCELCETIMGPEVGLVLRMVYAKEGVR, encoded by the coding sequence GTGACGGCCAGGGACACCCAGCGGGCCAAGGTGTATGCCGCGGAACAGTTCGTGCGCACCATGTTCGACCGTGCCGCACAACATAGTTCACGCGCCATCGACTTCTTCGGTACCTCGCTGACGCTGCCGCCGGAGGCAAAGTTCGGCTCGGTCGAGTCAGTGCAGCGCTATGTCGACGACGTGCTCGTCCGTATCGGTGCCCCGCCGGTGAGCGTTCGACCCCGCCGCGGCGCCGCGGCCGCACATTACGAGCTCGTCGACGGTGCGGCCGTCATCGCGGTACCTGAACGGAATTCGACGTGGGCGCTGCGTGAACTCGTGGTGTTGCACGAGTTGGCCCACCACCTGAGCCCCGTACCGCCGCCGCACGGGCCGGCCTTCGTCGCCACCTACTGCGAACTGTGCGAGACCATCATGGGACCGGAGGTCGGCCTGGTCCTGCGGATGGTCTATGCCAAAGAAGGCGTGCGTTGA
- a CDS encoding DUF2786 domain-containing protein: MSDDKMLGRIAALLRQAEGTDNQHEAEAFMAAAQRLATATAIDLALARSHSTQRTKAQQPVQRTVTIGQAGAKGLRTYVQLFVMIGLANDVKCDVASNSTFVYAYGFAEDIDATHALYTSLVLQMVKASESYIASGAHRPTPTITARLNFQLAFGSRIGQRLTHAREEAKQEADRNDRPGTALALRDKDIELKSFYRQASQARGTWRATSASAGYSSAARRAGDRAGQRARLGPNPELSGARGALEQ, from the coding sequence ATGAGTGACGACAAGATGCTGGGGCGCATCGCCGCGCTGTTGCGTCAGGCGGAGGGCACCGACAACCAGCATGAGGCCGAGGCGTTCATGGCCGCGGCGCAGCGGCTGGCCACGGCCACCGCGATCGACTTGGCGTTGGCCCGGTCGCATTCAACCCAGCGCACCAAGGCCCAGCAGCCGGTGCAGCGCACGGTGACCATCGGGCAGGCCGGCGCCAAGGGTCTGCGCACCTATGTGCAGCTGTTCGTGATGATCGGGCTGGCCAACGACGTGAAATGCGATGTCGCGTCCAACTCGACGTTCGTCTACGCCTACGGATTCGCCGAGGACATCGACGCCACCCATGCGCTCTACACCAGCCTGGTGCTGCAGATGGTCAAGGCGTCGGAGTCCTACATCGCCTCCGGAGCGCACCGGCCCACCCCCACCATCACCGCCCGGCTGAACTTCCAGCTGGCCTTCGGTTCCCGCATCGGGCAGCGGCTGACGCACGCCCGAGAGGAGGCCAAGCAGGAGGCCGACCGCAACGACCGGCCCGGTACGGCTCTCGCCTTGCGAGACAAGGACATCGAATTGAAGAGCTTCTACCGGCAAGCCTCGCAGGCGCGCGGAACGTGGCGGGCGACCAGCGCGTCGGCGGGCTATTCTTCGGCAGCGCGCCGGGCCGGCGACCGGGCCGGACAGCGCGCCCGACTGGGGCCGAATCCAGAGTTGTCGGGCGCACGCGGCGCATTGGAGCAGTGA